The genomic stretch GGAGGTCACCGGAAGCTCCATGCGCACGTCCAGCTCGGTGACCGCGACCTCCAGGCCCAGGTCGGCGAAGCGGCTCATGACGTTCGCCCAGTCGCCGGGGTAGCCGTACTGGATGCCGAGGTGGCCTTGGAAGCCGATGCCGTGGATCGGGACGCCCTGCGCCTGGAGGTCCTTGACGATCGAGAACGTGGTCTCGATCTTGGGGGCGTTCCATTCCAGGTTGTAGTCGTTGATGTAGAGCCTGGCGTGCGGGTCCGCGCGGTGGGCCCAGCGGAAGGCGTCGGCAATGTAGCCGGGGCCGAGGTGAGTGAGCCAGATGCTCTGCCGCATCGTGCCGTCGTCGTTGACGACCTCGTTGACGACGTCCCAGGCCCTGATCTTGCCCTTGTAGCGGCGTACCTGGGTGGTGATGTGGTCGCGCAGGATCTCCCTGAGCTCGGCCGCGTCGATGGTGCCGTTCTCGACGCCGCTGGTCAGCCACGCCGGCAGCTGGTTGTGCCAGACCAGGGTGTGGCCGCGCACCTTCTGGTTGTTGCGGCGGGCGTTGTCGACCAGCGCGTCGGCGTCGGACCA from Nonomuraea polychroma encodes the following:
- a CDS encoding endo-1,4-beta-xylanase is translated as MKSLIIALALVAAVPLPAHAEHRTPRDLRELAYQNGIRIGSAVNIAALRDEADYRKVLNREFSHVTAENAMKWESVEPERGVFTWSDADALVDNARRNNQKVRGHTLVWHNQLPAWLTSGVENGTIDAAELREILRDHITTQVRRYKGKIRAWDVVNEVVNDDGTMRQSIWLTHLGPGYIADAFRWAHRADPHARLYINDYNLEWNAPKIETTFSIVKDLQAQGVPIHGIGFQGHLGIQYGYPGDWANVMSRFADLGLEVAVTELDVRMELPVTSEKLATQADYYRRALTDCLGVKACREFTVWGFTDRHSWVPGWFEGEGAACLFDENLAPKPAYHALLGVKKA